A window of Clostridium botulinum BKT015925 contains these coding sequences:
- a CDS encoding ferredoxin hydrogenase, with protein sequence MNELTVSLDNQLIKVNPNSTILNVAKKHNIFIPTLCYLKDALNLGKCGICLVEIEYGNKKELKRACCTKVKTGMKISTSSKNVINAIKSKISNILSNHDFKCSKCNRKFDCELFKIVIRYKTGPKTKYIESNISDSNYLDTRSKSIVINRHKCIKCGRCVTTCKSKTLTSSILLNHKNNRFILQTQNHKCLDESNCLLCGQCVSACPVDALSERSHINRVITALENPKKHVIVAIAPSVRASIGEAFNMGYGIDVTGKLYTSLKILRFDKVFDLNFGADLTIIEESCELIKRIKNNGPFPMFTSCCPGWIRQVEKYFKELIPNLSSTKSPQQIFGAATKTYYPHIMNMNPSDIFTVTIMPCTAKKFESERDDMDIEGINSIDAVLTARELVKLIKNAKIDFKNLEESTPDPAMGEYSGAGVIFGATGGVMEAALRTAKDFLENNEHLKTIDYSSIRGFNGIKEATVTLKEQNYNIAVINGASNVFKFMNSDKINKKQYHFIEVMSCEGGCINGGGHPHINSNDRELINYKQLRSSVLYNQDKNLSKRKAHENEALIKMYKNYIGKPGNDLAHKIFHISYNKK encoded by the coding sequence ATGAATGAACTTACAGTTTCTCTAGATAATCAACTTATAAAAGTTAATCCCAATTCTACAATATTGAATGTAGCTAAAAAACATAATATTTTTATCCCCACACTTTGTTATTTAAAAGATGCCCTTAATCTCGGTAAATGTGGTATTTGTTTAGTAGAAATTGAATATGGAAACAAAAAAGAACTTAAAAGAGCCTGCTGCACTAAAGTTAAAACAGGTATGAAAATTAGCACTTCTTCTAAAAATGTAATAAATGCTATAAAATCTAAAATTTCTAATATTTTAAGTAACCATGATTTTAAATGTTCTAAATGCAATAGAAAATTTGACTGTGAACTATTCAAAATTGTAATTAGATATAAAACAGGACCTAAAACTAAATATATTGAAAGTAATATATCAGACTCAAATTATTTGGATACAAGAAGCAAATCCATAGTTATTAATAGACATAAATGTATCAAATGTGGTAGATGTGTTACTACATGCAAATCTAAAACATTAACATCATCTATATTGTTAAATCATAAAAATAATAGATTTATACTACAAACACAAAACCATAAATGTCTTGATGAAAGTAATTGCTTACTATGCGGTCAATGTGTTAGTGCATGTCCAGTTGATGCATTATCTGAAAGATCTCATATAAACAGAGTGATTACGGCACTAGAAAATCCTAAAAAACACGTTATTGTTGCCATAGCTCCATCTGTTAGAGCTTCTATTGGAGAAGCCTTTAATATGGGTTACGGCATTGATGTAACAGGTAAATTGTATACATCACTAAAAATATTAAGATTTGATAAAGTATTTGATTTAAATTTTGGTGCAGACTTAACTATTATAGAAGAATCTTGCGAACTAATTAAAAGAATAAAAAATAATGGTCCTTTTCCTATGTTTACTTCTTGTTGTCCTGGATGGATAAGACAAGTTGAAAAATATTTTAAAGAATTAATACCAAATTTGTCTTCAACTAAATCTCCACAACAAATTTTTGGAGCAGCAACCAAAACATATTATCCTCATATTATGAATATGAATCCATCTGATATTTTTACAGTAACTATCATGCCTTGCACTGCAAAAAAATTTGAATCTGAGAGAGATGATATGGATATTGAAGGAATTAATAGTATAGATGCAGTATTAACTGCTCGAGAACTAGTAAAACTTATAAAAAATGCAAAAATTGATTTTAAAAATTTAGAAGAAAGTACTCCTGATCCAGCTATGGGAGAATATTCTGGTGCTGGTGTCATATTTGGTGCAACCGGCGGAGTCATGGAGGCAGCACTCAGAACCGCCAAAGATTTTTTGGAGAATAATGAGCATTTAAAAACTATAGATTACTCATCTATACGTGGCTTTAATGGAATTAAAGAGGCTACAGTAACCTTAAAAGAACAAAATTATAACATTGCCGTCATTAACGGTGCTTCTAATGTATTTAAATTTATGAACTCAGATAAAATTAATAAAAAACAATATCACTTCATAGAAGTTATGTCCTGCGAAGGAGGATGTATTAATGGTGGAGGTCATCCACATATAAACTCTAACGATCGAGAATTGATAAATTATAAACAATTGAGATCTTCAGTTCTCTACAATCAAGATAAAAATCTTTCTAAACGAAAAGCACACGAAAATGAAGCTTTAATTAAAATGTATAAAAATTATATAGGTAAACCCGGCAATGATCTTGCCCATAAAATATTTCATATTTCTTATAATAAAAAATAA